From Geotalea uraniireducens Rf4:
ATTCGTATGTTTCGCTCAGAACCCCCAGTGGATTTCTCAGCCAGACGATCTTGCCCTTTTCGAGGCGGAAGTTTTTGGTGTTCATGCTCAGCCAGCCAGAGAGCAGGTGCGGGTTGCCCAGCAGTCGCTCCATGGGTCGGGTAATCAGAATTCCCTTGCGGTCAAGCACTTGGGACATGCGCCTTGCAGCCTGGGGATTGGAAGGAAAAGCCGCTTCAATGCGCTTGGCATACTGTTTCTTCATCTGCACGAATGCAAATAGCGGATCCAGCTTGTTGGCCTCCTCCTTGAGGGTCCCCACCAGTGTCAGGTAGGGAACGACAAAGCGGGTGGTCGGCTTGGCATTTACGTTGCGGCCCAGGAACCAGTTGACCAGGCCGAAGTGGAATTCGAGATTGGTCGCCAGGTTGTCACCGTTGATGGTGGTGCTGCGAATGACCTCGGCCAGCCGCTCGTAGCTTTCCAGGCGGTCATTGCCGGTGGTCAGCAGCAGGGCGATATTGGAGTCGTACGCGCCGGCCACGTTGTATTTCATGAACTGGCAGGTGTCGGGATTCAACATGCTGATTCCCTGGTCATCACGGACCTCGCCCTGAATCGGCTTTGACCAGTAGCGGATCACGCCGCCGGCATTGGGGGAGAGTGAGGCATCGGTTGCGTTCAGACGCGCCTCGACGGAGGCGTTGAAGCGTACGATCCGCTCCGGCCTGGGAAGGCGCTTCTTGTGCCGTGCCAAGAGCGCCATTGCTTCCACCAGGGATTCGACAACGAAGAAGTCATCGGGATCTTCCGGATTGGTGAACTTCAGGCTGTAGCAGAGTTCGGTGACCCGGTGTTCCACCTGGATCCGGGTGTTCACCTCCATGAAGAAGTGACGGTCGCGGTCGACGATACACTCGAAGGTGGAGGCGGAATCGAGACCTACCGCCTTGCCGAAGCGCTCCGACTCCTCTTCCATATGTTGCAGTACCTTCAGGTCGCTCTCAAGGGCCTTGACCTCAGCCTGTTTACCTGCCGCCCCGGCTGTGGCAATGGCGGCCAGCAGCCCCTCATGGGTGACGGATACCTCCAGCAGCTTCTGCTCATGCATCTGGAGTGAACAGTCGCGCCCTCCCAAAGCGATACACCAGTCGCCGTTACCCAACAATTGAATCTCGTTGTGGCGGGTCTGCTCGATGTTCAGTTCCACGAGGACATTTTTGTTGTCACCGACGCCATTGGCCTTGACCTCGTTGAGTATCTCGCGGACAAGGCCCGGGGCCTCGGAGGCTGCCTGTTGGATGGTCGTGTCATCCAGCTTTTTGGCCGTCAGCAGGGCTGCGCCGAGGATACGCTGCCCCTTGCCGCCACCGCCGCCGATCGCCTTGAGACGGACCCGGCTGCGGGGATATTTTGTAAACATGGCGGCCACTTCCTGCTGAACCTGCGCGCAGAGCTCCTCCACCGAAAACAGATCGATCCCCTTGGCATAGGATGCGTACAAGATATGGTCAGCCAGATCCTCCAGGGAGATTATCTGATCCTTGCGAAGCTTCGGGTCACAGTCGAGCCCCTCCGCCTTCACCAGT
This genomic window contains:
- a CDS encoding ATP-binding protein, yielding MTQAADYYQNNPLIHRGRRLGQSPSAWVRSFACEDLKPLIVCRGPIRKEAMDVYAEMGISHFGILVSEKDSIAYPRALAPELRSLTDSRRVHRVPDYTGASKEERVERINQIIRIAKDNGYDSIFAGYGFMAEDGEFVDAIEKAGLTFIGPCSATQDGAGKKDEAKRTALNVDVSVTPGIDNVTARTLAKKHPSREKLLALVKAEGLDCDPKLRKDQIISLEDLADHILYASYAKGIDLFSVEELCAQVQQEVAAMFTKYPRSRVRLKAIGGGGGKGQRILGAALLTAKKLDDTTIQQAASEAPGLVREILNEVKANGVGDNKNVLVELNIEQTRHNEIQLLGNGDWCIALGGRDCSLQMHEQKLLEVSVTHEGLLAAIATAGAAGKQAEVKALESDLKVLQHMEEESERFGKAVGLDSASTFECIVDRDRHFFMEVNTRIQVEHRVTELCYSLKFTNPEDPDDFFVVESLVEAMALLARHKKRLPRPERIVRFNASVEARLNATDASLSPNAGGVIRYWSKPIQGEVRDDQGISMLNPDTCQFMKYNVAGAYDSNIALLLTTGNDRLESYERLAEVIRSTTINGDNLATNLEFHFGLVNWFLGRNVNAKPTTRFVVPYLTLVGTLKEEANKLDPLFAFVQMKKQYAKRIEAAFPSNPQAARRMSQVLDRKGILITRPMERLLGNPHLLSGWLSMNTKNFRLEKGKIVWLRNPLGVLSETYEFLHMSYRPHKPAADNIWDHDNELLQESLDFYRTLREHFGLARDEYFKLNDILKQEEPQGGFDEDTWGQIRSAHFGYEAGLELLGMLFLIGENVKFWELRVEEDLEITIPDYLTDPDLQARMKKVLVPPPATRADEIVAACGGMYYSQEAPGMPPFVTEGMHFEKGQPLYIIEVMKMFNKICAPFSGTIDKVIMQGGDGTIVQKGQPLFKITPDEIFVDVDPIEVERQTRTRTTEYLNAVL